One genomic region from Skermania piniformis encodes:
- a CDS encoding ABC transporter ATP-binding protein, which yields MPTLDLRPGPVGPTRKNPQDLAQLAEHPVAPARILALFRPHRRALTGVTAIIVATSLIGLANPFILRALIDHAIPQHDVRAVVGLVTAMLSITVVTQLFGVVQTWIATGVGQQVMHGLRTTLFEHLQRMPLGFFTRTRSGEVQSRVTNDINAMRGVVTDTATSIAANVTTVIGTAVAMVALSWKLSLLSLIVLPPAVLLTRQVARMRRSIQARAQQATAELQTQIEESLSIGGVLLGKTLGSGPALSERFTDTSSALTRLELQAELAGRWRMGAMSIVLAAVPAAIYLAAGLPATGAGMSIGTLVAFTALQNALFRPLLGVLNVGARVITSMALFSRIFEYLDLPVEIADPAQPVPVGPTSAGHLEFDRVTVRYPDAPQAALAEVSLDVPAGATVALVGATGSGKSTLAGLASRLADPTSGSVRIDGTDLRAMRLADVTRLVGVVTQENYLLHTTVRENLRVARPDATDEQIVAAARAAQIHDLIAGLPDGYETVVGARGYRFSGGEQQRIALARTILRDPPILILDEATSALDNTTERAVQRALDEAGRGRTVLTIAHRLSTVRHADLIAVLDAGRIVERGTHDELIRRDGRYAELVRAQAAREPAYAE from the coding sequence TTGCCGACACTCGACCTTCGCCCCGGCCCGGTCGGGCCGACCCGAAAGAATCCGCAGGATCTCGCCCAGCTGGCCGAACACCCGGTCGCGCCGGCCCGGATCCTGGCCCTGTTCCGGCCCCATCGGCGGGCGCTGACCGGCGTGACGGCGATCATCGTCGCCACGTCGCTGATCGGCCTGGCCAACCCGTTCATCCTGCGAGCTCTGATCGACCACGCGATCCCGCAGCACGACGTCCGGGCCGTCGTCGGCCTGGTCACCGCGATGCTTTCGATCACCGTCGTCACCCAGCTGTTCGGGGTGGTGCAGACCTGGATCGCGACCGGCGTCGGCCAACAGGTGATGCACGGGCTGCGCACGACGCTGTTCGAGCACCTGCAACGGATGCCGCTCGGCTTCTTCACCCGGACCCGCAGCGGCGAGGTGCAGTCCCGGGTGACCAACGACATCAACGCGATGCGCGGGGTGGTCACCGACACCGCGACCTCGATCGCGGCCAATGTGACGACCGTGATCGGGACCGCGGTGGCGATGGTCGCACTGTCCTGGAAGCTGTCGCTGCTGAGCCTGATCGTGCTGCCACCGGCGGTCCTGCTGACCCGTCAGGTGGCCCGGATGCGCCGCTCGATCCAGGCTCGGGCACAGCAGGCTACCGCCGAGCTACAGACCCAGATCGAGGAGTCGCTGTCCATCGGCGGGGTGCTGCTCGGCAAGACGTTGGGCTCCGGACCGGCGCTGTCCGAACGATTCACCGATACCTCGTCGGCGCTGACCCGGCTCGAGCTCCAGGCCGAACTCGCCGGGCGCTGGCGGATGGGCGCGATGTCGATCGTGCTGGCCGCGGTGCCGGCGGCGATCTATCTGGCCGCGGGCCTGCCGGCCACCGGGGCCGGAATGTCGATCGGCACCCTGGTGGCGTTCACCGCGCTGCAGAACGCCCTGTTCCGGCCGTTGCTCGGGGTACTCAATGTCGGCGCCCGGGTGATCACGTCGATGGCGCTGTTCAGCCGGATCTTCGAGTACCTGGACCTACCCGTGGAGATCGCCGATCCAGCGCAGCCGGTGCCGGTGGGCCCTACGTCCGCCGGACACCTGGAGTTCGACCGGGTCACCGTCCGATACCCGGATGCTCCGCAGGCTGCGTTGGCCGAGGTGAGCCTGGACGTGCCGGCCGGCGCTACCGTGGCCCTGGTCGGGGCCACCGGCTCCGGGAAGAGCACCTTGGCCGGGCTCGCGTCGCGGCTGGCCGACCCCACCTCGGGCAGCGTCCGGATCGACGGGACCGATCTGCGCGCGATGCGGCTCGCCGACGTGACGCGGCTGGTCGGCGTGGTCACCCAGGAGAACTACCTGCTGCACACCACCGTGCGGGAAAACCTGCGCGTCGCTCGCCCGGACGCCACCGACGAGCAGATCGTCGCCGCGGCCCGAGCGGCCCAGATCCACGATCTGATCGCCGGGCTACCGGATGGCTACGAGACGGTTGTCGGCGCCCGCGGCTACCGTTTCTCCGGCGGCGAGCAGCAACGGATCGCGCTGGCCCGCACCATCCTGCGCGACCCGCCGATCCTGATCCTGGACGAGGCCACCTCGGCCCTGGACAACACCACCGAACGCGCGGTGCAACGCGCGCTGGACGAGGCCGGCCGTGGCCGCACCGTGCTGACCATCGCCCACCGGCTGTCCACGGTCCGGCACGCCGACCTGATCGCGGTGCTCGACGCGGGCCGAATCGTCGAGCGGGGCACCCATGACGAGCTGATCCGGCGCGACGGGCGGTACGCCGAGCTGGTCCGGGCGCAAGCGGCCCGGGAACCGGCCTACGCCGAATAG
- a CDS encoding DUF5615 family PIN-like protein, which yields MGELLIEAGHDARHVRDVDPTGTPDEVVIEHAASHGLILISADTDFGTLLAHSHASGPSFVPIRRASGRRAYEQAQLLIENLPLVSEELEAGAIVVLGEDTIRIRRLPM from the coding sequence GTGGGTGAGCTGCTGATCGAAGCCGGTCACGATGCACGTCACGTACGTGATGTCGATCCAACCGGCACACCCGACGAGGTTGTGATCGAGCACGCGGCGTCGCACGGTCTGATTCTCATCAGCGCCGACACCGACTTTGGGACGCTGCTCGCCCATAGTCACGCGAGCGGGCCATCCTTCGTGCCCATCCGCCGAGCGAGCGGACGACGAGCGTACGAGCAAGCACAGCTACTGATCGAGAACCTTCCGCTCGTCAGCGAGGAACTCGAGGCGGGGGCGATTGTCGTCCTCGGCGAGGACACGATTCGGATTCGTCGCCTGCCGATGTGA
- a CDS encoding zinc-dependent alcohol dehydrogenase codes for MRALMFVGPGTLRFDDVDAPTIVQPTDALVRPIAATTCDLDHHVIGGKTPFSGFGPFPLGHECVGKVVEVGPDCAGVAVGDVVGVAWHIACGTCAECRRDHPARCLRHGDAQYGLPVNGHWGGTFSELIRVPFADYNLLKLPDTINPVHLASIGDNFALGWETVMPTVAGMAEPKIGVFGGTGSIGLYVADVAQHLAPGHAIYYDDDPVRMAVAQQLGIEVRDLRDGYDTDHDLSVDTTCDPAKLNQVLGSVRPEGYVNSVGIYFAPVEIPLLSLYVRGVHFHNGKGQARPAMTPILANVVNGKLHPEIVTSGVYPWEQIPEVLTSDNPGHKPIFTLDG; via the coding sequence ATGAGAGCACTCATGTTCGTCGGCCCGGGCACACTCCGCTTCGACGACGTCGACGCCCCGACCATCGTGCAGCCCACCGACGCGTTGGTCCGCCCGATCGCGGCGACCACCTGCGACCTCGACCACCACGTGATCGGCGGCAAGACGCCGTTCTCCGGGTTCGGACCGTTCCCGCTCGGACACGAGTGCGTCGGCAAGGTCGTCGAGGTCGGCCCCGACTGCGCGGGGGTCGCGGTCGGCGACGTGGTCGGCGTGGCCTGGCATATCGCCTGCGGCACCTGCGCCGAATGCCGCCGTGACCATCCCGCCCGGTGCCTGCGGCACGGCGACGCCCAATACGGCCTCCCGGTGAACGGCCACTGGGGCGGCACCTTCTCCGAGCTGATCCGGGTGCCGTTCGCCGACTACAACCTGCTGAAACTGCCGGACACGATCAATCCGGTGCACCTCGCATCGATCGGCGACAACTTCGCGCTCGGCTGGGAAACGGTGATGCCGACCGTGGCCGGCATGGCCGAGCCCAAGATCGGCGTCTTCGGCGGCACCGGTTCGATCGGCCTCTACGTCGCGGATGTGGCGCAGCATCTCGCGCCGGGGCACGCGATCTACTACGACGACGACCCGGTCCGGATGGCCGTCGCGCAACAGCTCGGCATCGAGGTCCGTGACCTTCGCGACGGCTACGACACCGACCACGACCTGTCGGTCGACACCACCTGCGACCCGGCGAAGCTGAACCAGGTCTTGGGCTCGGTGCGACCCGAGGGCTACGTCAACTCGGTCGGCATCTACTTCGCGCCGGTCGAGATCCCGCTGCTCAGCCTGTATGTGCGCGGCGTCCACTTCCACAACGGCAAAGGTCAGGCACGGCCGGCGATGACGCCGATCCTGGCGAACGTGGTGAACGGAAAGCTCCACCCCGAGATCGTCACCAGCGGTGTCTACCCCTGGGAACAGATTCCCGAGGTGCTGACCAGCGACAACCCCGGACACAAGCCGATCTTCACCCTGGACGGCTGA
- a CDS encoding DUF433 domain-containing protein — protein MRGMRFPVASVVAMLADGMSPQDILTEHPDLELEDVSEALKYAAAALRERQLPLRRSA, from the coding sequence ATCCGCGGCATGCGCTTTCCGGTGGCGAGTGTTGTGGCGATGTTGGCTGACGGAATGTCGCCACAAGACATCCTCACCGAACATCCCGATCTAGAGCTCGAAGATGTCTCAGAAGCTCTGAAGTACGCCGCAGCGGCGCTCCGCGAGCGGCAACTTCCACTTCGCCGCTCGGCGTGA
- a CDS encoding FAD-dependent oxidoreductase, with translation MHDTSGPSSDNATRRVVVVGGDAAGMSAAHAALRGAHARGHALDLVVLERTGHTSYSACGIPYWISGDVAAADDLVARTYQQHRDLGVDLRLGTRATAVDLDRRTVTAIDDTETSTMLEFDELVFATGAAPIVPDWARTDTGALISGVHPVKNLDDGAVWLDLLAPHRNVRDAVIVGGGYIGVEMAETLLRRDVRTTLLTHGTVLGNLEPVLSDRVAAGLRAAGIDLRSHTEVAGVQVDSTGRVRAVTTATGDELPADAVVLAVGVRPATELGAAVGLPLGSDGGYLPDPTGRLAPGVWAAGDCCECRHRITGAVLFAPLGTHANKQGRVVGDNIAGGRAEFAGVLGSSITRFVADGVHLEISRTGLSTAEAAAAGIDYADLLTESDTASGYMPEADPIAVQVVAGTADRRLLGMQIVGGRGAGKRIDTAAAAIWGGLTVDDLAAMDLAYSPPFATVWDAVQIAARRLADRL, from the coding sequence GTGCATGACACCAGCGGCCCCTCGTCGGACAACGCAACCCGTCGAGTGGTGGTGGTCGGCGGCGACGCGGCCGGGATGAGCGCCGCGCACGCGGCGCTGCGCGGCGCACACGCCCGCGGGCACGCGCTCGACCTGGTGGTGCTCGAGCGAACCGGGCACACGTCGTATTCCGCCTGCGGGATTCCGTACTGGATCAGCGGCGACGTGGCCGCGGCCGACGACCTGGTCGCCCGCACCTACCAGCAACACCGCGACCTCGGCGTCGACCTGCGGCTGGGCACCCGGGCCACCGCCGTCGACCTCGACCGCCGCACCGTCACCGCGATCGATGACACCGAAACCAGCACGATGCTCGAGTTCGACGAGCTGGTATTCGCCACCGGCGCCGCCCCGATCGTGCCGGACTGGGCCCGCACCGACACCGGTGCGCTGATCTCGGGCGTCCATCCGGTGAAGAACCTCGACGACGGCGCGGTCTGGCTCGATCTGCTGGCCCCCCATCGCAACGTTCGGGACGCGGTTATCGTCGGCGGCGGCTACATCGGCGTCGAGATGGCCGAAACGTTGCTGCGCCGGGACGTGCGCACCACCCTGCTGACCCACGGGACGGTTCTGGGCAACCTGGAACCGGTCCTCTCCGATCGGGTCGCTGCCGGCCTCCGGGCGGCCGGGATCGATCTTCGATCGCATACCGAGGTGGCCGGGGTCCAGGTCGATTCCACCGGCCGGGTTCGGGCGGTAACCACCGCCACCGGGGACGAGCTGCCCGCCGACGCGGTGGTGCTGGCCGTCGGCGTCCGACCGGCAACCGAACTCGGCGCGGCCGTCGGACTCCCGCTCGGCAGCGACGGCGGCTATCTGCCCGATCCGACGGGTCGACTCGCGCCCGGGGTCTGGGCGGCCGGCGACTGCTGCGAGTGTCGGCATCGGATCACCGGCGCGGTCCTGTTCGCCCCGCTCGGCACCCACGCGAACAAGCAGGGACGGGTGGTCGGCGACAACATCGCGGGCGGGCGGGCCGAGTTCGCCGGTGTCCTGGGCTCCTCGATCACCCGGTTCGTCGCCGACGGGGTGCATCTGGAGATCTCCCGGACCGGGCTGTCCACCGCCGAGGCTGCCGCCGCCGGGATCGACTACGCCGACCTGCTCACCGAGAGTGACACGGCGAGCGGATACATGCCCGAGGCCGATCCGATCGCGGTGCAGGTGGTCGCCGGGACCGCCGACCGACGACTACTGGGCATGCAGATCGTCGGTGGCCGGGGTGCCGGCAAACGGATCGACACCGCGGCCGCGGCGATCTGGGGCGGGCTGACCGTGGACGACCTGGCCGCGATGGACCTCGCCTACTCACCCCCGTTTGCCACGGTCTGGGACGCGGTGCAGATCGCGGCCCGGCGGCTGGCCGACCGGCTGTAG
- a CDS encoding flavin-containing monooxygenase, translating into MRYHVPEYVDVLVIGAGLSGIGAAYRLQTECPDRTYVIVEAREMLGGTWDLFRYPGVRSDSDMYTLGYPFKPWRAAEAIASGPAILDYIRETAVENGIDRKIVYRTRVTAADWSTADRVWTVTLEQGGTTRTVRAGFLYACAGYYDYDHGHAPEFPGADSFAGRFVHPQFWPQDLAYAGKRVVIIGSGATAVTLVPAMASADTHVTMLQRSPTWISAVPSRDRQADWLRTHLPERIAHRAARVKNVVFNIGFQQYCERFPDRARAFLLGRVQRVLGAEAVEQHFTPAYRPWEQRLCAAPGADIFKAIKAGHAEVVTDTIAEIVPAGIRLTSGRVLEADIIVGATGLELTTFGGLAVGIDGRPVNVADEFVWRGAMVSGIPNFAFCIGYSRLSWTLRADLSSRLVCKVLNWMAGNGIDAVVPEADKPMAASPLFGLTSGYIRRSVDAFPKQGSRAPWQMRQNYLLDAFGTLRNDFGRTLRPVSGVPASGTAGEADIAEHRAERQAEVP; encoded by the coding sequence ATGAGATACCACGTCCCCGAATACGTCGATGTCCTCGTCATCGGCGCCGGTCTGTCCGGCATCGGCGCCGCCTACCGGCTGCAGACCGAGTGCCCCGATCGGACCTACGTCATCGTCGAGGCGCGGGAGATGCTCGGCGGCACCTGGGACCTCTTCCGCTACCCGGGGGTGCGGTCCGACTCGGACATGTACACCCTGGGCTATCCGTTCAAGCCGTGGCGAGCCGCTGAAGCGATCGCGTCCGGACCGGCGATCCTCGACTACATTCGCGAGACCGCCGTCGAGAACGGCATCGACCGGAAGATCGTCTACCGGACCCGCGTCACGGCCGCCGACTGGTCCACCGCCGATCGGGTCTGGACGGTGACGCTCGAGCAGGGCGGGACGACCCGCACGGTGCGCGCGGGGTTCCTCTATGCCTGCGCCGGCTACTACGACTACGACCACGGGCACGCCCCGGAGTTCCCCGGCGCGGACAGCTTCGCGGGTCGGTTCGTGCATCCGCAGTTCTGGCCGCAAGACCTCGCCTACGCCGGCAAACGAGTCGTGATCATCGGCAGCGGCGCGACCGCGGTGACCCTTGTTCCGGCGATGGCGTCGGCCGACACGCACGTGACCATGCTGCAGCGCAGTCCCACCTGGATCAGCGCGGTTCCGAGCCGGGACCGGCAGGCCGACTGGCTGCGTACCCACCTGCCCGAGCGGATCGCACACCGCGCGGCGCGGGTCAAGAACGTCGTATTCAACATCGGGTTCCAGCAGTACTGCGAGCGGTTTCCGGACCGCGCCCGCGCGTTCCTGCTCGGTCGAGTGCAGCGGGTCCTGGGCGCCGAGGCGGTCGAGCAGCACTTCACCCCGGCGTACCGGCCCTGGGAGCAGCGACTCTGCGCGGCGCCGGGTGCCGACATCTTCAAGGCGATCAAGGCCGGTCACGCCGAGGTGGTCACCGACACGATCGCCGAGATCGTCCCCGCCGGCATCCGGCTCACCTCGGGCCGGGTCCTGGAAGCGGACATCATCGTCGGCGCCACCGGGCTCGAGTTGACAACGTTCGGTGGTCTCGCGGTCGGGATCGACGGCCGGCCGGTGAACGTCGCCGACGAGTTCGTCTGGCGGGGCGCGATGGTCAGCGGCATTCCGAACTTCGCGTTCTGCATCGGCTACAGCCGACTTTCGTGGACGCTGCGCGCCGACCTGTCGTCCCGACTGGTGTGCAAGGTGTTGAACTGGATGGCCGGGAACGGCATCGACGCCGTCGTGCCGGAGGCGGACAAGCCGATGGCGGCATCCCCGTTGTTCGGGCTGACCTCGGGGTATATCCGACGATCGGTCGACGCCTTCCCGAAGCAGGGGTCGCGCGCACCGTGGCAGATGCGGCAGAACTACCTGCTCGATGCGTTCGGCACGCTCCGCAACGACTTCGGCCGCACGCTCCGCCCGGTGTCAGGTGTGCCGGCGTCAGGTACTGCAGGCGAAGCCGACATTGCCGAGCACCGAGCAGAGCGTCAGGCCGAAGTTCCGTGA
- a CDS encoding MarR family winged helix-turn-helix transcriptional regulator, whose protein sequence is MPDSPDDASLQQLVMRVAHESRRRWIAELEPYGLSPHLARALGVVARDESGAGPRLSELADRLHVTRRSATEVVDGLAERGLVERRADPDDRRAAVVVLTGAGRALWETLEAARLQRHDAVFAGLTDPDRAELRRILTVVIAGLG, encoded by the coding sequence ATGCCCGACTCGCCCGACGATGCGAGCCTGCAGCAGTTGGTGATGCGGGTCGCGCACGAGTCGCGACGCCGCTGGATCGCAGAGCTGGAGCCCTACGGGCTGTCCCCGCACCTGGCCCGGGCGCTCGGGGTGGTCGCGCGCGACGAATCCGGCGCGGGGCCGCGGCTGTCGGAGCTGGCCGATCGGCTGCACGTCACCCGCCGGTCGGCCACCGAGGTGGTCGACGGGCTCGCCGAACGAGGGCTCGTCGAGCGCCGGGCCGACCCGGACGATCGGCGCGCCGCGGTGGTCGTGCTCACCGGCGCGGGCCGGGCGCTGTGGGAAACGCTGGAAGCGGCCCGGCTACAACGCCACGATGCGGTCTTCGCCGGGCTGACCGACCCCGACCGAGCCGAGTTGCGGCGGATCTTGACCGTGGTGATCGCCGGACTGGGGTAG
- a CDS encoding NUDIX hydrolase produces the protein MQVHSFPDRARSRLTAITPRRLDRPALTHAAVAIAIVEPAAAGTDLELEYLLTRRSAGLRRHARQWALPGGRLEPGETPVDGALRELAEEVGLMLEPDAVLGTLDDYPTRSGYLITPIVAWAGPVDQLRPDEAEVAELHLLSLAGLDVEPELERIPESDNPVIRLPLFGRYLHAPTAAVLYQFRELVLHGRHTPVAHLEQPVFAWR, from the coding sequence GTGCAGGTGCATTCTTTCCCGGACCGGGCTCGATCGCGGCTGACCGCGATAACCCCACGTCGGCTGGACCGGCCGGCGCTGACGCACGCCGCGGTGGCGATCGCGATCGTCGAACCGGCGGCCGCCGGCACCGATCTGGAGCTGGAGTATCTGCTCACCCGGCGCTCCGCCGGGCTCCGTCGACACGCTCGGCAATGGGCGTTGCCCGGGGGCCGTCTGGAACCGGGCGAGACGCCGGTCGACGGGGCGCTGCGCGAGCTGGCCGAGGAGGTCGGCCTCATGCTGGAGCCGGACGCCGTGCTCGGCACGCTCGACGACTACCCCACCCGATCCGGCTACCTGATCACGCCGATCGTGGCCTGGGCCGGTCCGGTCGACCAGCTCCGACCGGACGAGGCCGAGGTCGCCGAGCTGCATCTGCTGTCGCTCGCCGGCCTCGACGTCGAGCCGGAGCTGGAGCGGATTCCCGAGTCGGACAACCCGGTGATCCGCCTACCGCTGTTCGGCCGCTACCTCCACGCGCCCACCGCCGCCGTGCTGTATCAGTTCCGGGAGCTGGTGCTGCACGGCCGGCACACTCCGGTCGCCCACCTGGAGCAGCCGGTGTTCGCCTGGCGCTGA
- a CDS encoding AraC family transcriptional regulator produces the protein MTFVRSATLRGFREVVTGLGGDPEAYRMQVGLPAGCLDQDDITVAPATAAALVETAAADLDCPDLGLRIAAKQSLSVLGPLAVALTNSRTLGAALDCLTRYLGVHSQAVSLTLGEDPDPTSGIVALYYRPADEHGPVQTTDLGLGFAHRVLSQISGGSYGLRGVELPYTPIAPLATYREFFGAPVQIGRPLRAAVLRFPAAVAERELRRGDDTIYQLAMAYLARRAGDRGDDLVSRVRTPVLDSLGVAPPTLDGVAGLMLMHPRTLQRQLAAAGTTFGAVVDDARREKALRLLLGTDLTVGQIGAMVGFDVQPSFTRAARRWWGKTPTQMRAKASPGDKISSSRANRAPHA, from the coding sequence GTGACCTTCGTGCGCTCGGCAACGCTACGTGGTTTCCGCGAGGTCGTCACCGGACTCGGCGGCGACCCGGAGGCCTACCGGATGCAGGTCGGTCTGCCCGCCGGTTGCCTCGATCAGGACGACATCACCGTGGCGCCCGCGACGGCTGCTGCCCTGGTCGAAACCGCGGCGGCCGACCTGGACTGCCCCGACTTGGGGCTTCGGATCGCGGCCAAACAGTCGTTGTCGGTTCTCGGACCGCTCGCCGTCGCGCTGACCAACTCCCGGACCCTCGGCGCGGCGCTGGACTGCCTGACGCGGTACCTGGGCGTGCACAGCCAGGCGGTCAGCCTCACGCTCGGCGAAGACCCGGACCCGACGTCCGGGATCGTCGCGCTCTACTACCGGCCGGCCGACGAGCACGGTCCGGTACAGACGACCGATCTGGGGCTGGGCTTCGCGCACCGCGTGCTCAGCCAGATCAGCGGCGGCTCCTACGGTCTGCGCGGCGTGGAGCTGCCGTACACGCCGATCGCCCCGTTGGCGACCTACCGCGAGTTCTTCGGCGCGCCGGTGCAGATCGGTCGTCCGCTGCGCGCCGCGGTGCTGCGCTTTCCGGCCGCCGTCGCCGAGCGGGAGCTGCGGCGCGGCGACGACACCATCTACCAGCTGGCGATGGCGTACCTCGCTCGCCGGGCGGGCGACCGGGGCGACGACCTCGTCTCCCGGGTGCGGACTCCGGTGCTCGATTCGCTCGGTGTCGCGCCACCCACCCTCGACGGGGTGGCCGGGCTCATGTTGATGCACCCGCGCACGCTGCAGCGGCAGCTGGCCGCAGCGGGTACGACGTTCGGTGCGGTGGTCGACGACGCGCGGCGGGAGAAGGCGTTGCGCCTGCTGCTCGGGACCGACCTCACGGTCGGCCAGATCGGTGCGATGGTCGGCTTCGATGTGCAGCCGTCGTTCACGCGAGCCGCCAGGCGGTGGTGGGGGAAGACGCCGACCCAGATGCGGGCGAAAGCGTCGCCTGGGGATAAAATCTCGTCGTCGCGGGCTAACCGCGCGCCCCACGCCTGA